Proteins from a single region of Kluyveromyces lactis strain NRRL Y-1140 chromosome C complete sequence:
- the TOS4 gene encoding Tos4p (similar to uniprot|Q04383 Saccharomyces cerevisiae YDR501W PLM2 Plasmid Maintenance and to uniprot|Q06266 YLR183C Saccharomyces cerevisiae TOS4 Transcription factor that binds to a number of promoter regions, particularly promoters of some genes involved in pheromone response and cell cycle; potential Cdc28p substrate; expression is induced in G1 by bound SBF), with the protein MNSQFPPSSPIASSHQYDLENPFYHPEKDTESVVSSASLKLFKDKDDLKQGNVKNYPTPHPSSTVGRSSSPMRDQAGEILSSDYEMEKHLETELKKVSLIDISLDPRDNSRLAIGRKKSVCDIHLPRGKNISRQHAFISYISPSNQLKLECNGTNGLVISFPKKLSHVLVKRSKASDVYELVTQDQLHDNEQIISPEEKQLLKSTYLTSFVLLKGETVIMPYIKDTIFDFRQCEARVRLQDVTTDEEDAKNDTETEDELTKVDLHSDEFHDEDFSLEEQESVANMIPMSTVECSPPTPQCMKPSVLPVAIRHTSDTERPNVERTKCKLTPYSSFTIKTPNAPKKLEASTPVKDMTTPSKVKVDENADEVRRRKLNTPSPKKKSKKKSRKQIDSDEASKEQTLSSLTTRGVDYKELQHVLSNHLAFSNIQQVPLFQLQDVNSVVSKLSRTELRAILNDEQCIGVIYRTGKDAAGKPLDEEYYYDAENDPDDDRRQLVASLKGGRSGLRSCRRVHKQYFWKKPTK; encoded by the coding sequence ATGAACTCGCAGTTTCCTCCTTCATCTCCTATTGCGAGCTCACATCAATATGATTTAGAAAATCCATTTTATCACCCAGAGAAAGATACTGAATCCGTGGTCTCATCTGCCAGTTTGAAGTTGTTCAAGGACAAAGACGACTTAAAGCAAGGTAATGTCAAAAATTATCCAACTCCACATCCCTCTTCTACTGTTGGTCGTTCCTCTTCCCCAATGAGAGATCAAGCAGGTGAGATATTATCATCTGATTACgaaatggaaaaacatCTGGAGACcgaattgaagaaagttaGCCTAATCGATATTTCGCTAGATCCGAGAGATAACTCACGATTGGCAATTGGGCGCAAAAAATCTGTATGTGATATACATCTTCCTCGCGGAAAAAATATCTCCAGACAACATGCTTTCATTTCTTATATCTCACCTTCCAACCAATTAAAACTCGAATGCAATGGTACAAATGGTCTCGTTATTTCCTTCCCGAAGAAGCTGTCACATGTATTGGTTAAAAGATCAAAAGCTTCAGATGTTTACGAGCTAGTAACACAGGACCAATTACATGATAACGAACAAATCATTTCTCCAGAGGAAAAGCAGTTGTTGAAATCAACTTATTTGACATCATTTGTACTATTGAAAGGTGAAACAGTCATTATGCCATATATCAAGGACACAATATTCGACTTCAGACAATGTGAGGCTCGTGTTAGATTACAAGATGTTACaactgatgaagaagatgccAAAAATGATACGGAAACTGAAGATGAACTGACAAAAGTCGACTTACACAGTGATGAATTCCATGACGAAGACTTCTCGTTGGAAGAACAGGAATCTGTTGCTAATATGATACCAATGAGCACAGTCGAGTGTTCGCCACCGACACCTCAGTGCATGAAACCATCGGTTTTACCAGTGGCTATAAGACATACTTCTGATACTGAAAGACCTAATGTGGAACGTACCAAGTGCAAGCTGACCCCATATAGCTCTTTCACAATAAAGACTCCAAATGCTCCGAAGAAATTAGAAGCAAGTACTCCAGTTAAGGACATGACTACACCTAGCAAGGTTAAGGTGGATGAGAACGCCGATGAAGTCCGTCGTCGTAAGTTAAACACTCCCTCgccaaagaagaaatccaaaaagaaatcaagaaagcAAATTGACAGTGATGAAgcttcaaaagaacaaactCTTTCCTCTTTGACTACAAGGGGGGTAGATTACAAAGAATTACAGCATGTATTGTCCAATCACTTAGCATTCTCTAACATTCAACAAGTGCCACTCTTTCAATTGCAGGATGTTAACTCTGTTGTCTCGAAGTTAAGCCGCACAGAACTGCGCGCTATTTTGAATGACGAACAATGTATCGGAGTAATTTACCGTACAGGAAAAGATGCCGCAGGAAAGCCACTGGATGAAGAATACTACTATGATGCAGAAAATGATCCTGACGATGACAGAAGACAGCTGGTAGCATCACTCAAGGGTGGCAGATCTGGTTTAAGATCATGCAGGAGAGTGCATAAACAGTATTTCTGGAAGAAACCAACTAAATAA
- the RPL37A gene encoding 60S ribosomal protein eL37 (highly similar to uniprot|P49166 Saccharomyces cerevisiae YLR185W RPL37A protein and to uniprot|P51402 Saccharomyces cerevisiae YDR500C RPL37B protein, components of the large (60S) ribosomal subunit) yields the protein MGKGTPSFGKRHNKSHTLCKRCGRSSYHIQKHTCSSCGYPAAKMRSHNWAAKAKRRRTTGTGRMRYLKHVSRRFKNGFQSGEAKAQSA from the exons ATGGGTA AGGGTACTCCATCTTTCGGTAAGCGCCACAACAAGTCTCACACTCTATGTAAGAGATGTGGCCGTAGTAGTTACCACATTCAAAAGCACACCTGTTCTTCTTGTGGTTACCCAGCTGCTAAGATGAGATCTCACAACTGGGCTGCCAAGGctaagagaagaagaaccacTGGTACCGGTAGAATGAGATACTTGAAACACGTTTCTAGAAGATTCAAGAACGGTTTCCAATCTGGTGAAGCTAAGGCACAATCCGCTTAA
- the LCD1 gene encoding Lcd1p (weakly similar to uniprot|Q04377 Saccharomyces cerevisiae YDR499W LCD1 Essential protein required for the DNA integrity checkpoint pathways interacts physically with Mec1p putative homolog of S. pombe Rad26 and human ATRIP), with protein MADLWDDNDDDDDILELVNRPPMSQMAVPIKPPESQAEQLMKAKGEVGVLRQKLSMLEKTLREHDDNQKKLESSLKSSHEEEVTKLKIELERLEDERKFMLLEQKHLFTPRNSSKSETTHETETAEPSPIENKRRRMEPVKEYVTLTQNFKVDDGSLFYDHLLNFKLLGSEHTVLEMLDHICTYKTDLILSPEHKIIKARLPLGPPIRSLIFKWKSIYTLDQLVDKTLEILAIAIKSVSVLPENKLAIPFLISLMHCTINFRHSATSVSSLKDVFQFITDFIISDPKFLKQPLHESPLDLDVSPDVFQYSMLDQLCMTYSFDVLETCIVILLNCNTRAQEIVLNDATIAENLIKCCNFTLSISYKPIMPIIVNVTEILLGIVELDGAENVWKGKWAVLFSKLIQNWERSLTFDSVSLNFAGLNRCCGDNSNHSMIDNIISLEEVRYLPMIIENEFEPLTFTALDNLEYWSIQIQINITLIMHKLLHRYRSTLCSLEFLQKTFSLFSSHQELLLTVFLDRDHISDIKRQELLSVLLKLIYFCWVSISDEYKRALRLDELTICLWRIVYGWPESTDELSTEWAALINPLKALALEEEKKYFDDAYDEDNLPAFMHSEELDIKRESAVSKFNNNSSWPLRDMAKYILESITTMDEADSLYVAMVSET; from the coding sequence ATGGCAGATTTATGGGATGataatgacgatgacgatgatatCCTAGAACTAGTGAATAGACCTCCGATGAGCCAGATGGCGGTACCTATTAAACCGCCAGAATCACAAGCTGAACAGTTAATGAAAGCGAAGGGAGAAGTGGGAGTCTTGAGGCAGAAGCTGAGTATGCTCGAAAAGACTCTAAGGGAACATGATGATAATCAGAAAAAGCTGGAATCAAGTCTGAAAAGTTCTCATGAAGAGGAAGTTACGAAGCTTAAAATCGAATTGGAACGACTTGAAGATGAACGAAAGTTCATGTTACTGGAACAGAAACATTTATTTACCCCCAGAAATAGCAGCAAGTCTGAAACTACCCACGAAACTGAAACTGCTGAACCATCaccaattgaaaataaaagaagaaggatgGAACCCGTTAAAGAATACGTTACATTGACTcagaatttcaaagtaGACGATGGTTCCCTTTTCTATGATCATTTGCTGAATTTTAAACTACTTGGTTCTGAGCACACAGTTCTAGAAATGCTCGATCACATTTGTACTTATAAGACAGATCTTATTTTGAGCCCGGAACACAAAATAATTAAGGCCAGGTTGCCTCTTGGCCCTCCTATTAGATCGTTGATATTTAAATGGAAATCCATTTACACCCTCGATCAACTAGTTGATAAAACACTAGAGATCTTGGCTATTGCTATAAAATCAGTAAGTGTACTTCCGGAAAATAAACTTGCCATCCCTTTCCTCATATCTTTGATGCATTGTACAATCAATTTTAGACATAGTGCGACCAGTGTTAGTTCACTGAAGGATgtatttcaattcattacAGATTTTATCATCTCTGATCCTAAATTTTTGAAACAGCCATTGCATGAGAGTCCTTTGGATTTAGACGTTTCTCCAGACGTGTTTCAATATTCAATGCTTGATCAATTATGCATGACTTATTCGTTCGATGTCCTAGAGACATGTATTGTAATATTGCTAAACTGTAATACGCGGGCACAGGAAATAGTATTGAATGACGCTACTATTGCAGAGAACCTCATAAAATGTTGCAATTTTActttatcaatttcatatAAGCCAATAATGCCAATCATCGTCAACGTAACGGAAATATTACTCGGTATAGTTGAATTGGATGGTGCTGAAAACGTTTGGAAAGGCAAATGGGCAGTATTGTTCTCAAAATTAATTCAAAATTGGGAGAGATCACTTACTTTTGACTCTGTGTCACTCAACTTTGCGGGTTTAAATAGGTGCTGTGGCGATAACTCCAATCATTCAATGATAGATAATATTATAAGTCTCGAAGAAGTTCGATATTTACCCATGATTATAGAGAACGAGTTTGAACCTCTCACTTTCACAGCATTAGATAACCTAGAGTATTGGTCAATTCAGATACAAATTAATATTACATTAATAATGCATAAACTGCTTCATCGATACCGATCCACTCTATGTTCGTTGGAATTTCTACAAAAgactttttctcttttcagtAGTCATCAAGAGTTATTACTTACTGTGTTCTTGGATAGGGACCATATCAGTGATATTAAGAGACAGGAATTGTTATCAGTTTTATTAAAATTGATATACTTCTGTTGGGTGTCGATAAGTGACGAGTATAAACGTGCCTTAAGGCTAGACGAACTGACAATCTGTCTATGGCGTATTGTATATGGGTGGCCTGAGTCGACAGATGAATTATCCACAGAATGGGCTGCCCTAATAAATCCATTGAAAGCATTGGCGTTAGaggaagagaagaaatactTTGATGACGCttatgatgaagataattTACCAGCATTCATGCACTCCGAGGAATTGGACATAAAAAGGGAATCTGCAGTTTCAAAATTTAATAACAACAGCTCATGGCCATTGAGAGACATGGCTAAATATATTCTCGAAAGCATAACCACTATGGATGAAGCGGATTCATTGTATGTAGCCATGGTTAGTGAAACTTGA
- the EMG1 gene encoding 18S rRNA pseudouridine methyltransferase (highly similar to uniprot|Q06287 Saccharomyces cerevisiae YLR186W EMG1 Protein required for the maturation of the 18S rRNA and for 40S ribosome production associated with spindle/microtubules nuclear localization depends on physical interaction with Nop14p may bind snoRNAs), with protein sequence MVEDSKVRDAMKNGEKKVLPASLVPQAPPVLTSKDKVTKRLIVVLSQASLETHKISSNGPGGDKYVLLNCDDHQGLLKKMGRDISEARPDITHQCLLTLLDSPVNKAGKLQVYIQTSRGVLIELNPTVRIPRTFKRFSGLMVQLLHKLSIRSVNSEEKLLKVIKNPITDHLPTKCRKITLSFDAPVIRVQDYVEKLDDDESICVFVGAMARGKDNFADEFVDEKIGLSNYPLSASVACSKFCHGCEDVWNIM encoded by the coding sequence ATGGTTGAAGATTCTAAGGTCAGAGATGCCATGAAAAATGGTGAGAAGAAAGTCTTGCCGGCATCATTGGTCCCTCAAGCTCCGCCAGTGCTAACATCGAAGGACAAAGTTACCAAGAGACTTATTGTGGTGCTATCCCAGGCTTCTTTAGAGACACATAAAATATCATCCAACGGTCCTGGTGGGGATAAATACGTCTTGTTGAATTGTGATGATCATCAAggtttgttgaagaaaatgggAAGAGATATAAGCGAAGCTAGACCCGACATTACTCATCAATGTCTTCTAACCCTATTAGATTCTCCTGTAAATAAGGCTGGTAAACTTCAAGTTTATATTCAGACCAGTCGAGGCGTTCTTATCGAGTTAAACCCTACTGTACGAATTCCAAGAACTTTCAAACGTTTCTCAGGTTTAATGGTCCAATTATTGCATAAACTATCCATCAGATCAGTTAActctgaagaaaaattgttgaaggTCATTAAGAATCCAATTACCGACCACCTACCAACCAAATGTCGTAAAATCACCTTGTCCTTCGATGCACCTGTCATAAGAGTGCAAGACTACGTGGAAAAGttggatgatgatgaaagtATATGTGTGTTTGTTGGTGCCATGGCCAGGGGTAAAGATAATTTTGCAGATGAATTTGtggatgaaaagattggtCTATCCAACTATCCATTATCTGCTTCGGTTGCATGCTCCAAGTTCTGTCATGGTTGTGAAGATGTGTGGAACATTATGTAA
- the PRM1 gene encoding pheromone-regulated protein PRM1 (similar to uniprot|P53835 Saccharomyces cerevisiae YNL279W PRM1 Pheromone-regulated multispanning membrane protein involved in membrane fusion during mating predicted to have 5 transmembrane segments and a coiled coil domain localizes to the shmoo tip regulated by Ste12p), which yields MGHIYLKLNERLSQIWCNKYTIIILVMMVKILLFIKMLSNGFENIMDYTMENCRNIDYYYSKYVNSSPHYMGLMGNFLIQKSMEQSVALSLKSISLLVSVSENVIDFMIDLWLGTWVCLIVSAIDGSVDVATNATESVIDLVNGTVSSVADEIDDGLSGLTKVVNKVLSAVNDIQNFFKGNDDESDINDQVKKVNLTINGLRTLSIPSSIDDKLVKLSANTPDFDTVKNKTKQAIAVPFDIIRNEIKSINASKLVGDPQYLEVPAIDTSGVKICSDNKSEINEVFDTIRKVFNASTMTILIVFILAALSLIVYNAWAEWRQWIRLKRFRDQYRHQTIMLKNPFDDMADEKVPQNVDILETYHLVFNRYQSGFGRWLSRRISSKLETQRNIQWLVTYLTSSTSLTLLALGLCGILMCCVQFAIIAIISNKINGKETEKMMTSMSTAMNDTVQQGMTDWSKSANLYINDTETQINRQVFGWIQNTTDTVNGTVTDLIEDIDNAISKAFNGTILYKPMDTVMQCVIGNKLEAISTALTWVHNTAQVNLPRVNGSELYQQLQQNLTDSNSTTSSTAELPNSTSIATQLKDNLISAANKILSQYKNTVVIELIVSSVFLALYFFQIPVAGIILAAQKHKSKHNNQNRP from the coding sequence ATGGGACATATTTACTTAAAACTTAATGAGCGTCTGTCACAGATATGGTGTAATAAATATACGATAATCATACTAGTCATGATGGTTAAGATACTATTGTTCATAAAAATGCTATCAAACGGGTTCGAAAATATAATGGATTATACCATGGAGAATTGCCGTAACATCgattattattattccaAATATGTCAATTCTTCCCCACATTATATGGGTCTTATGGGAAACTTTCTAATTCAAAAATCTATGGAACAAAGTGTAGCATTATCGCTAAAAAGTATTTCACTGTTGGTATCTGTTTCTGAAAATGTCATAGATTTTATGATAGATCTTTGGTTGGGGACATGGGTATGCTTAATCGTCAGTGCAATTGATGGATCGGTTGATGTTGCAACGAATGCTACAGAATCTGTCATTGATTTAGTAAATGGAACAGTAAGTAGCGTCGCAGATGAGATTGATGATGGATTGAGCGGATTGACCAAAGTAGTTAATAAAGTTCTTTCGGCTGTCAATGATATTCagaatttctttaaagGGAACGATGATGAATCAGACATTAATGATCAAGTAAAGAAAGTTAATTTAACAATAAATGGGCTGAGAACACTTTCTATTCCAAGTTCTATAGATGATAAGCTGGTGAAGCTGTCTGCTAATACACCTGATTTTGATACTGTTAAGAATAAAACTAAACAAGCAATTGCCGTTCcatttgatatcatcagGAATGAAATTAAATCAATTAACGCCAGTAAGCTAGTTGGAGACCCGCAGTACCTTGAAGTACCAGCAATTGATACTAGTGGTGTAAAAATATGTTCAGATAACAAGTCAGAAATAAATGAAGTCTTTGATACCATAAGAAAAGTGTTTAATGCTTCCACCATGACAATACTAATAGTTTTTATTCTTGCTGCTCTAAGTTTGATTGTGTATAACGCCTGGGCAGAGTGGAGGCAATGGATACGCCTTAAAAGATTCAGAGATCAATACAGGCATCAGACTATCATGCTTAAAAACCCATTTGATGACATGGCTGACGAAAAAGTCCCACAGAACGTCGATATATTAGAAACGTATCATCTGGTCTTCAATAGATATCAATCtggatttggaagatggCTCAGCAGACGTATAAGTTCGAAGTTAGAAACACAACGAAATATCCAATGGTTGGTAACGTATTTGACATCTTCTACTTCGCTAACGTTATTAGCACTTGGGTTATGCGGTATTCTCATGTGTTGCGTACAATTTGCCATCATTGCGATCATTTCCAACAAGATAAACGGGAAGGAGACAGAAAAAATGATGACATCGATGTCCACAGCCATGAATGATACAGTACAACAGGGAATGACAGACTGGTCTAAATCTGCCAACCTCTACATTAACGACACGGAAACTCAAATTAATAGGCAAGTTTTTGGATGGATCCAAAATACGACAGACACAGTAAACGGTACAGTGACAGATTTAATTGAAGACATCGACAACGCAATTAGCAAAGCGTTCAATGGGACAATTTTGTACAAACCCATGGATACGGTAATGCAATGTGTCATCGGAAACAAACTGGAAGCCATATCTACAGCTCTAACATGGGTCCATAATACAGCTCAAGTGAACCTCCCCCGAGTCAACGGTTCTGAATTATACCAACAGCTTCAGCAAAACCTCACAGATTCAAACTCTACTACTTCCAGCACTGCAGAGTTACCCAATTCGACATCAATTGCAACCCAGCTCAAGGATAATCTCATCTCTGCAGCGAACAAGATTTTATCACAGTATAAGAATACTGTCGTCATAGAACTCATCGTGTCGTCTGTTTTTCTAGCACTTtacttttttcaaattccgGTTGCCGGTATTATCCTGGCGGCACAGAAACACAAGTCAAAACATAATAATCAAAACCGTCCATAA
- the SKG3 gene encoding Skg3p (similar to Saccharomyces cerevisiae YLR187W SKG3 Protein of unknown function; green fluorescent protein (GFP)-fusion protein localizes to the cell periphery, cytoplasm, bud, and bud neck; potential Cdc28p substrate and to YNL278W uniprot|P53836 Saccharomyces cerevisiae YNL278W CAF120 Part of the evolutionarily-conserved CCR4-NOT transcriptional regulatory complex involved in controlling mRNA initiation, elongation, and degradation), with translation MKKVFSEKLSPSSPTLSSAVNFLAPPRNIFSDSSSTIGSDKGSGKSRSRSSSFGRIFSNSSDNGSKEKAAASLPKEQTVNTLSPELVPIVTLLSAQSHRRYQEGVFLILKDLKSDGSPADRVWKEVFGLLIGTQLALWDATELAKNGNDAEKLMNATLKPTYVNFTDAQLRVLDPSDTSLQGPNSSKKNVDNTIVVSTTLKNRYFLQFSDRESFQKWVSAFRLSAFEFTLLQEAYTGAFLSTRGAKLSDIRVILADTKFDYEDWVSVRFGAGMPWKRCYAVISQPTKKNKEGKKKYVGEINFYENEKKTKKTKAMATVTNAYAVYAIYPQSPVLIDTSTMIKLEGLISFGKKDTPKDTDIFVMPEKHYAVPGYDTIIRFLIPTMNAFNLYGRPKRLIANKDDPSSLLFALPTLPHIHYLQVDDVLSLTKRSGSSQWNIQDWRQQMKELLSKKQSSGYTGCGSSTGLMGALSSPAIGAGELFDHTPNSPSFLSAQRFVSTPIDTKFEPQNTSPLRNDAAKDTVISAPKLSLNDSAVPMINPDSSEEAMHNSLSAMDNTRSFSIPIQQNPTFEDQIQSRSVEGKEAKRVVSSIDIQDSNYDRFIQPKPIVSSSKPRNNQVPDNRSRLSDLSQIYDNYGSNSNGPYSQGGNDFDRSFDSQNSLIKDASSAYNEYTGSPTIKKFDISNVNATGSDDVLEDFYQLSKQISSLSVVDKPRTANEKSDDFDFANADTGYEAPSDNVFDPDYMEENDMLDMESKFTQEDYKNVSTDSLNSDKYYEANDNIQNRGAQNREFSPNPYLDSHSYQNSRKPPVHIPRSKPVPLQPQLHPQQGPPYSMPRNPTAAVRTQNPYVQQSNAPPAGYVNGHQGNAAPQRIPPKGLGYSRAPNAPQQLPSKGYEKRPPQLQQISPQQYRHQNQGQQMGTHNPYGNPGRPMPNQQFPHSPNQQQHPPGQQYQQYLPQQYPPQQYPPQQYSQKYSAPHENSRQALNAQFNAPKSPANGGFSQFMPPSQGSNNPYSN, from the coding sequence atgaagaaggtCTTTTCTGAAAAGCTTTCGCCGTCATCGCCAACGCTCTCATCAGCGGTGAATTTTCTAGCACCTCCAAGGAACATATTCTCTGATAGTTCTAGTACGATTGGTAGTGACAAGGGTTCTGGTAAATCGAGATCCAGATCTTCCTCATTTGGACGCATCTTCAGTAATTCAAGTGATAATGGGAGTAAAGAGAAGGCTGCAGCTTCATTGCCCAAGGAACAGACAGTGAACACACTTTCTCCCGAATTGGTACCTATCGTGACTTTGTTATCAGCACAAAGTCATAGAAGGTACCAAGAAGGAGTTTTCCTGATCTTGAAAGACTTGAAGAGTGATGGTTCTCCTGCTGATAGAGTTTGGAAAGAGGTTTTCGGTTTGCTAATAGGGACACAGTTAGCACTGTGGGATGCAACTGAGTTGGCGAAAAATGGGAATGATGCTGAAAAACTGATGAACGCGACGTTGAAACCAACGTATGTCAATTTCACAGATGCACAGTTAAGGGTACTTGATCCCTCTGACACAAGCTTGCAAGGGCCAAATTCATCTAAGAAAAACGTTGACAACACTATTGTTGTATCAACGACTCTAAAAAACAGGTACTTCTTGCAGTTCTCCGACAGAGAATCATTCCAAAAGTGGGTCTCAGCGTTCAGGCTTTCTGCATTTGAATTTACACTTTTACAAGAGGCTTATACTGGTGCATTTTTATCGACTAGAGGTGCCAAGTTGAGTGACATTCGTGTTATTTTAGCTGACACTAAGTTCGATTATGAGGACTGGGTCAGCGTTAGATTTGGTGCAGGTATGCCATGGAAACGTTGTTATGCAGTTATCTCACAACCTaccaagaagaataaagagggaaagaaaaaatatgtTGGGGAAATTAATTTCTAtgaaaatgagaaaaaaacaaagaaaactaaAGCCATGGCTACCGTCACCAACGCATATGCAGTTTATGCCATTTATCCTCAGTCTCCTGTTCTAATTGATACATCAACTATGATCAAATTAGAAGGCCTGATCTCGTTTGGTAAGAAAGATACTCCCAAAGACACTGATATTTTCGTCATGCCCGAAAAGCATTATGCTGTTCCAGGTTACGATACTATTATTCGTTTCTTAATCCCAACGATGAATGCTTTCAATTTGTACGGTAGACCTAAGAGACTAATTGCAAATAAAGACGATCCATCTTCTTTACTATTCGCGTTACCTACATTACCCCATATTCATTATTTACAGGTTGATGATGTATTATCTTTGACTAAACGGTCGGGCAGTAGTCAATGGAATATCCAGGATTGGCGTCAACAGATGAAAGAGTTATTATCTAAAAAACAATCTAGTGGTTATACTGGATGCGGATCATCAACTGGCCTAATGGGAGCCTTGTCTTCTCCAGCTATTGGTGCTGGAGAGTTGTTCGATCATACACCTAACTCCCCTAGCTTCCTTTCTGCTCAACGGTTCGTCAGCACCCCTATTGATACTAAATTTGAGCCTCAAAACACATCTCCATTGAGAAATGATGCAGCTAAAGACACTGTTATCTCTGCACCAAAGCTTTCATTAAACGATTCAGCTGTCCCAATGATTAATCCTGACTCTTCTGAAGAGGCGATGCACAATTCCCTGTCAGCAATGGACAACACCAggtcattttcaattccaatacAACAAAACCCTACCTTCGAAGATCAAATTCAGTCAAGGTCTGTTGAAGGTAAAGAAGCCAAGAGAGTTGTATCATCTATCGATATCCAGGACTCTAACTATGACAGGTTCATTCAACCTAAACCaatagtttcttcttccaagCCACGGAACAATCAAGTCCCTGACAATCGTTCGAGACTTTCGGACTTGAGCCAGATTTACGATAATTATGGTTCAAACAGCAATGGTCCTTATTCCCAAGGTGGAAATGATTTCGATAGGTCCTTTGATTCTCAGAACTCTTTGATTAAGGATGCATCCAGTGCTTACAATGAATACACAGGTTCACCTACCATAAAGAAGTTTGATATTTCTAACGTCAATGCCACTGGTAGCGATGATGTACTCGAGGATTTCTATCAACTGAGTAAACAAATTTCTTCGTTAAGTGTTGTAGACAAGCCTCGTACAGCCAATGAAAAAAGTGATGATTTTGACTTTGCCAATGCTGACACTGGATATGAAGCTCCATCGGACAATGTCTTTGACCCTGATTATatggaagaaaatgatatgCTTGATATGGAATCTAAATTTACTCAAGAAGATTATAAAAATGTTTCGACAGATAGTTTGAACTCTGATAAGTATTATGAAGCAAATGATAACATCCAAAACAGAGGAGCACAGAATAGAGAATTCTCTCCTAACCCGTACCTTGACAGCCATTCATATCAAAACTCGAGAAAGCCGCCAGTTCACATACCAAGATCAAAACCTGTTCCGCTACAGCCTCAATTACATCCTCAACAAGGTCCTCCCTACAGCATGCCAAGAAATCCCACTGCAGCAGTTAGGACTCAAAATCCCTATGTACAACAATCCAACGCACCTCCAGCGGGGTACGTAAACGGTCATCAAGGTAATGCTGCTCCTCAAAGAATTCCACCAAAGGGATTAGGATACTCAAGGGCGCCTAACGCACCACAGCAGCTACCTTCAAAGGGATATGAAAAGCGTCCTCCGCAACTGCAGCAGATCTCTCCTCAACAGTACAGACATCAAAATCAGGGACAGCAAATGGGTACGCATAATCCATACGGAAATCCTGGCAGACCAATGCCCAACCAGCAGTTTCCACATAGTCCTAACCAGCAGCAGCATCCACCTGGTCAACAGTACCAACAATATCTTCCTCAGCAGTATCCACCTCAACAATATCCTCCTCAGCAATATTCGCAGAAATATTCTGCTCCCCATGAAAACTCAAGGCAGGCCCTGAACGCACAATTCAATGCACCAAAATCTCCAGCAAATGGAGGTTTCTCCCAGTTTATGCCTCCATCACAAGGCAGTAATAACCCATATTCAAACTAA